The sequence below is a genomic window from Arthrobacter sp. U41.
GGAGACCTTCTTCATGGACTTGACCTGGGCTGCGCCACCCACGCGGGAAACGGAGACACCCACGTCGACGGCCGGACGCTGGTTGGCGTTGAAGAGATCCGACTGCAGGAAGATCTGGCCATCGGTAATGGAGATCACGTTGGTCGGGATGTAGGCGGAGACGTCGTTTGCCTTGGTCTCGATGAGCGGCAGGCCGGTCATCGAACCTGCACCGAGCTCGTCGGAGAGCTTGGCACAACGCTCCAGCAGACGGGAGTGCAAGTAGAAAACGTCGCCCGGGTAGGCTTCGCGTCCCGGCGGGCGGCGGAGCAGCAGCGATACTGCCCGGTAGGCCTCAGCCTGCTTGGAGAGGTCATCAAACACGATGAGCACGTGCTTGCCGCCGTACATCCAGTGCTGGCCGATGGCCGAACCGGCGTACGGTGCCAGGTACTTGAAGCCTGCGGGGTCGGACGCGGGGGAAGCCACGATGGTCGTGTACTCCAGTGCGCCGTTGTCCTCGAGCGTCTGACGGACAGCCGCGATGGTGGATGCCTTCTGGCCAATGGCTACATAGATGCAGCGCACCTGCTTGTTGACATCGCCGGAGGCCCAGTTGGCCTTCTGGTTGATGATCGTGTCGATCGCGATGGCCGACTTGCCGGTCTGACGGTCACCGATGATCAGCTGACGCTGGCCGCGGCCGATCGGGATCATGGCGTCAATAGCCTTGAGTCCGGTCTGCATCGGTTCGTGAACCGACTTGCGCTGGGTCACGCCGGGCGCCTGGAGTTCCAGGGCACGGGTGGTCTCGGCCTTGATCTCGCCAAGGTCATCGATGGGCTCGCCCAACGGGTCGACAACTCGTCCGAGGAAGGCGTCGCCCACCGGTACGGACAGAACCTGTCCGGTGCGGTGAACTTCCTGGCCCTCTTCGATTCCGGTGAAGTCACCGAGGATGATGACGCCGATTTCGCGGACGTCGAGGTTCTGGGCCAGGCCCAGCGTGCCGTCTTCGAAGCGAAGCAGCTCGTTCGCCATGACCGAGGGAAGGCCCTCAACACGGGCGATGCCGTCACCTGCGGTTGTTACACGGCCGACCTCTACGCGCTCTGCGTTTCCGGGTTCGTAGGACGCCGCGAACTCGTTCAACGCATTACGGACGTCGTCGGCGTTGATGGTCAATTCGGCCATCTGCAGTCCCTGCTCTCCTGTTTTCGTGATCATCGTTGCTCACGATGACCGGGGTTTCGTTTCGTTAAGTTGTGC
It includes:
- the atpA gene encoding F0F1 ATP synthase subunit alpha, whose protein sequence is MAELTINADDVRNALNEFAASYEPGNAERVEVGRVTTAGDGIARVEGLPSVMANELLRFEDGTLGLAQNLDVREIGVIILGDFTGIEEGQEVHRTGQVLSVPVGDAFLGRVVDPLGEPIDDLGEIKAETTRALELQAPGVTQRKSVHEPMQTGLKAIDAMIPIGRGQRQLIIGDRQTGKSAIAIDTIINQKANWASGDVNKQVRCIYVAIGQKASTIAAVRQTLEDNGALEYTTIVASPASDPAGFKYLAPYAGSAIGQHWMYGGKHVLIVFDDLSKQAEAYRAVSLLLRRPPGREAYPGDVFYLHSRLLERCAKLSDELGAGSMTGLPLIETKANDVSAYIPTNVISITDGQIFLQSDLFNANQRPAVDVGVSVSRVGGAAQVKSMKKVSGTLKLELAQYRDMQAFAMFASDLDAASRQQLTRGARLMELLKQGQYSPFPVENQVVSIWAGTNGHLDEVPVEDINRFETEFLEHLKHKSSILTTLAQTNVMSDDTAEALKTAIVDFKKGFFGEGDNLLVGAGHEEYAPIDEAQVDQEKIVKQKR